The Anas acuta chromosome Z, bAnaAcu1.1, whole genome shotgun sequence DNA window AGGAGCGGTTCTCCACGAGCGGAACAAGTCAGAGTGCTTACTCCAACACTTGCATAACAGAGCTTACTTTTGCAGCACTATAGTGGGATGCAGTCACTTAAGAGTTACAATGCAATATATTGTGATTTACTACAATTGCTTCAGTTTGAGACTGCACAGGCAAGAAAACCGAATAAATGTTACATTTCTAGCACTGACAGCCAGAAATACATTACCAGAAGCACGCTATTACTAAAAGCCTCATTAGTACCACAGAAAAGCTGGAAAGTACAGCCATGGAAACAGCCATACGGCTTTTACTTTGAAAtcatttcttcaagaaaaaaaaaaaaaaaaaaaaaaaaaaagacaatgaaatgtGTGTGAGGTCTGCGCGAGTCCAGCCCCAGATGTTTACAATGGGGCGCGGAGCAGCACCGAGGCTGCCGCGAACCCAAGCGCAGCGCGGGTGCCAGcggagcggcggcgggaggAAAAGCTCCTTCCCCGGGATCGGGGAGGAGGGGCGCGGGGCAGGCAGCCGCGCTGGGGCTCGGAAAGCGAAGAGCGTGTGTGCACGGGGGGAGATGGGTGCATTGTTTTAATATAGCGTTCTCGTCGAGGCGCGTTAATGACAAGGGATAATGATTTTCAGATTCGGGAGACAATGTCGTCTCCCCCTTCTCCcaacccccccatcccccccaaCCTTCGCTCCCCGCCACATCCTTTGCAAATCTTTTCTAATTTGCTCTTCTGCCAGGCAGCGGAGCGAGCGGCGCTCGGCGAAGCCATTTGCAAAGCAAATGCCTGCCGGAGAGCGCGGCAGAggcgggcgggcagcggggtCCCGGCAGAGCCCACCCCACCTccgccccgagccccctccccggcccttccccagctggggGCTCGGGCGCCGGGTTCGGGGGAGCCGCGGCCGGGGGAGCCGGCGTCCGAAGTCGGAGCCGTACTTACTGAAGGGGCAGTTCTCCTTCTTGGTGCCGCTGACCTTGCCGTTCTTCTCGATCTTGAGAAAGTACTTGTTGTAAGAGTAGAGCTTCCTCTTGCGCACGTCGCCTTGGAGGTGATTGTAGCTCCGCACGTGTCTCCCCGCactggaaggagaggagaaggacgaggggaaggaggaggatgatGAAGAAGAAGAGTTGGTGGCCTCCGGGGACAGCATGTCCTGGCCGAGGTCATGGCAGGTGACAGGCACAGAAGACAccaagaagagcagcagcaagcagcaacaAGGCAGGTGGGAAAAGGCTGAGGCACCATTTGTCAGTATCCATTTGCACATTGTACTGAAACTCTGGGCGCTGGAAAATGTCTTATCAAAAGAAACATACTGGAAGGGTAAAACCTGGTAAAAAGCAAGTGGAGAGCCGGTGGTTGCTGCTTCTGGTTAGATCCCTCTGAGCTCTGATCTGGCCTGAAGTAAGTGCACCAACATCCATAACTCAGGGGACAAATCGCCTCAGAAGTTGCTGCCTTTTAATCCTTCGAGTCCTCCCTCAGAAAAAAgagctgttggttttttttgggggggttgctGTGGTTaatcctctttcctttttctcttcccctccccaccccccccaccacatacacacacactcccCAACCTGGTTTGAGACTTCCCAGTAGttattttgttctcttcctcACTCCTTTCTTCACCATCTTAGATGCAGAAAGGTCTGAAAAATAGATGACAGCAAagtgaacaacaacaacaacaaaaataaataataaccaGCGGAAAGGGGTGCTGGAAGGGATTTTTCACACACACCCCTTTACACACACACTCGCACTCACACTTTGTGGCTTTGCACCTTCTTCTGATCCCCACCCCCTTGCCTTTTTGCAAATCCCAAACCAGTTGCACAACTCGTCCTTTCTCACTGACAACCCCAGAGGAGgcagtttctttgttttgctttgaattctccagaacagtattaaaaaaaaaaaaaatccagagagagaaagaaagagagggaaaaatccCAACTTgtctcccccccttccctttcctttcctttccttttcccttcccttccctccccctttgGTTGTAAACAGGTTGGAAGCTGTAGCCTAAATGTCAGCGATTACAAGTCAGAGGTGGGATGTGCCTCTGGTGGTCAACCCTTATTTGCAGGGGGTCAAGCAGCGGTGGGACATCTGAAACCCTTTTGCAGTTGGAGCGAGCAGTGCCTGCTGCGGAGGGAGCCTCAGGAGCTGCCCTGGCTTCCTCCgagcggcagcggcagcagcagccgccgccgccttcAGCTCGCTGCTAATTGCTCCTAAAGCGTTCTTCTCGGAGTGCTGGCCACCAGCATGGCTTGGAGACTCATGCCTTACTAATTTCCCTGTCTTACAGGCTGAACCAATCCCCTCCAGGGAGGCTACCTTCCCCCTTCGCCCCCCCCtccaaggaaagaaagaaaaaaaaaaaaaaaaaagaacttgttTTCTAGcggaggattttattttattttttggcagtGAAGTGCTTGAGAAAGCCACCTGGAGCTTGTTGCCTGCTAgatctccccctcccccctgcTGGAGGAGGGGTTGGTGGAGGGGCTGGAAAGAAGTATATACTACAGGCAGACCCTGGAAAAGCAGATTATATGCTGGTCGGAGAGAGTAAAAAGGGAAGAGACATAATtagctccttttccttcttctttgccAGCTTCCATGGAGGTCTTTCTCCCTCCTTTAATGAATCACTGATTTCTCGCTTCCgttgctgaaataaaaagttcACACTTTAGCCTGCTCTTCCTTTTAAGCCTCTCAAGATTTATTGTGTCTCTTTCCCCACCCTCACCCTCCTTGTCTCAAAAGAAATCGGGGCCCTAAATGACCATTTTCTAATTGCTAACATGAGTCATTTACCGAATCACGCGTCTGACTTCAAAGCAAAAGGGGCTTTATTGGGATTGCAAAGGTTTCCCCATAAAATCTGTCTGAATGTTttgctgtccttttttttttttttttttttttttttctttttaattaactaATGCAGTTTCCTTTGCCAGAGAGAAACACATTTTCCATTCCAAGGCTATTTTAAAGCGATTTTTCAAGCTATTATTTTCCTGGAGGGGCATATGTTGTTGGTTTTTCCTTTGATTCTGTCTCTCCTAATGGATTTGTCATTTCACATACTGAATGTTATGACAGATTCATATTTCTATCCCGTCACCGAACTGTCAGCTTTCCCAGTAATTAACAGGCATCTTCCATATGATGTACTATCTTTTAACACCATAACAAGGGATCAGGGACTGACAGGATATGGGTGAGCATGCTAGACGTCGAATGTTGGTTCATTATTCAGTATtgtaaaataactgttttgGAATGCAAGTAGGTGGAACATTCACTAAGaggacagagcagcagagaagtgaaCCAGTGCAGAAACACAGGGAGTTACTCAATATGtaaaaccaaaactttttttgaaatacaggCAGTTTAATAATGCAGATCAGTGGAATGCAATGGAAAACCGCCTGTGCAATTACATGTGGCATTTGGAGTCAGTCTTAatttaaacaacagaaaatccaGAAAGGAACAAATAGTTCTAAAATTAGACTGATTCATTAGATTAGGATGTTAAATATATTGTTAACTTCACaacagaaattagaaatgaTTTTCTCCAATTATGGTGTTTATTCTGGAGAGAGTTAGCTCTTAAATTTATGTTCTCAGCTTCTGGGGGTGACATTTAAACAGccttaaaaatgaaaccatttAATGTTAGAATCAATATGTTTTATGATGTTGTTTATGGTACTTCAGAGTATTTATTCTGCACGTATTTGCACTGAGTGCagagcatttcagaaaatttttGGTGAATCTGACTTAGGCTTTTCTTTTGTAGCaactaataaaaaaagaaataaaaactaaatgaaaagcaaaagcctACTTCTTGGTGAATGCCTGACAGCTTACGTGTATGTCTGCAAAGCTACTGTCAATGTTCACTTGCTGTTCAGGTCATGAATACAATATATTATCTCTAAAACTGAAGTGCTTTTGATTCCAGCAgattaaagaataaataaatgccataatgttttaaaattatacaCTTGAAGAAACCTttaatttttgtgctttttctgtcaaaagctgaaaaatgcaaTGAATTGACATTTTAGGATCTCTGGTGGCAAGAGAAAATAGCAAGGTCAAACAGACATATTTAACCCCAATTCCTCTAAAAACAGGTACTATCTTGAATTGGTTCCTCTCCAGAAGAGGTCTGCTTAAACCTATATCTAGTTTGTGATGGATTGTATATCGATTTTAAAATCTTATGGTTAAATACAAAAGCTACGTGTCCAgaatttcatattaaatttgCTTCTGTCAGGTGCAATATTCAGAGCAGTACTTAAAACTACTTCAACGCATAGGGAATGCGTTTCTATCCCGTGTGATGACAGGGAGGGCATTAACAAAACGGAGTCCAAATGAAAAGCTGACATAGCTTTTTAGATTatatctcattctttttttctacattcTGTATAGCCTTTCTTTTACAGCACAGTTGAATCCCTAAATACCCCACTACTTTGTATTGTTAGGTCACCTCTTAGGTTAGCCTGAGAAAGCCTGAGAAAAGTTCCACAGGAAAGATGCACTATTTAACGGAATTCAATCTGTCCCAATAGATTTGAATCACTAACATAAATGTATGAATGTAGATTATATCTCTGTAATGAGGCCTGAATCATTCTCAGTTACTTCAAAGGACTGAAATTCAACCTTCCTTTTTAGCAGCAACAATCAGACCTTAATGGGTTCCTTTATTAATTGTTCCATTGCTACGTTTGAAAAGCAGCTACCTTCAGTCTGTGTCCTAGACTAGAAATGGTACCTGCTGCTTCTAAAacagtgtttctgttttgactTCTACTCTCTAAGATTTGGTTTCCTTTTCTGCAATTTTAGAAATGCTGAATAATCTTGACCCACcatgaatgaaataaagaaaatcccTTTCTAAAAACAATGTGCAAAAAGTAGAACATATGTTTTAAGAATTTTCCTTTTGGGCTCTTTTATTGCCAAGGAATGTTCAGGGAAATGAATTGCACaggtgaatgaaaaataatctcaacacaattttttttttatatttgtagcAATTGCTTATGTCATGTTTTGCCTTTTGATCAGCAAGggagggttttgttgttgttgtttttctttcctgtgttaaGTAATTGACTTGAATCCAAGAAGGAGTATTTTAAGGTAGCTGGAATAGATTTTGCCTTGTATGATTTCCCTTAGGCAAGTCTTTATCTTTTCTGGTGTTGTAAATAAGTTCTGTGTATGTCTTTGAGTGTTAATATAATCAGCTAACTCTCAAATATCACCAGCCCCTTAGGTTGGGCTGTTAGATAGCAATCATGCCCGTTTGCTGCTTACAGTATGATGAGAGATGCACATGCATCTTCTG harbors:
- the FGF10 gene encoding fibroblast growth factor 10 gives rise to the protein MCKWILTNGASAFSHLPCCCLLLLFLVSSVPVTCHDLGQDMLSPEATNSSSSSSSSFPSSFSSPSSAGRHVRSYNHLQGDVRKRKLYSYNKYFLKIEKNGKVSGTKKENCPFSILEITSVEIGVVAVKSIKSNYYLAMNKKGKVYGSKEFNSDCKLKERIEENGYNTYASLNWKHNGRQMFVALNGRGATKRGQKTRRKNTSAHFLPMVVMS